GAAGCCGTTGTAGGCGGAGTCGATGAAGAAGTTCTGGTTGTACTCGTTCTCTCCAGTCTTGGCAATGTTCTCCGACAGTGAGTTCACATCTTCCACGAGCCACTCATTTGTCTTTGCATCGAGCTGGGTCAACAGAGCGTCCAGGCGGTCAGATTGGGAGAGATGAGACTTCACGGCATTGTGCCACTGGGCAGCCAACTTTCCCAGAAGCTCACATGCAACCACATAATACAAAATATGCATGTAAGTGGTCTTGGGAATGTTCTTGTTCTGACACGACTTGAGGAACCAGGTCTCGGCCAGCTCTGCTcgcttggcagcagcatAGTAGTGCAGCTCTGGACCCTTGAACttgtgcttcttctggggAACAGTGACATGGAGGTGCTTGACGCCCACCTCCTTGCTGGTAGGAGGAGGGTGAAGGCTCTCAACCAGCTCATTCTGCAGCAGGTAAAGAAACTCTGCTGCAAAAGGAGCTGAGAAATCAACCTTGGACTCTTCAAAGAAAGAATGCAGGCTTTCGTCGGAGGCAATAACGTTGGACAGGAAAGAAGGGTCCATCAACTTAACCAGATGTAGCTCAATTGCAGGAACATGCTTAGTGGGGAAGACACGCTTGAATATACCAGTATCGGCTGTAGGTAGGAAGTTTTGTTCAAGTTCCCAACCCTTCTGCTCTGAGAACTTGTTAAAAATGAAAGTCTCTTCCGATCGATCTGTTCCAAGAAGACCCCATTGCTGCATGAAGTATTCGGTGGGCTCGACAACACCTCCATTCTGCTCAACGAGATCAGTGAGAAACTCGACACTGTCTCGCTCGTCGGCCTCGTCGTATTGGTCTCTCAATGGGGAATTGACGAGAATTTGGTAAGCGTAGGACATGCAGTCGAAAGTTTCACGCCCCTGGGGGgactgcagcagctcgacgCATCGGTTTCTGTAAGCGAATCTGAGACGGCTTTCAGAGGCGGAGGAGGGGCATCGCAGAGCGAGGTAAAGAAGAGGAACCATTGTTGTCAATATTTGTTTGTGTgagtgtttgtgtgtccAATTGAGGTTGATGAATAACTATTTGCAAGGGGAAGACTGCTCTACATATATACCCCACCCAGGGTTTGTACAGGCCGTGTGACCTTCACTAAAGCCGTTTAACGTCAACAATTTGGCTTCGGCGAGGTCTAGTGCGGTATTTTTTAGACTACCTAGGCTATCAAAGAGTGCCACCATGAGACCTATGTATAATCCTTGTGGGGTGATAAAAATTTAAATACGGTTCGAGGTTGTCTTACCAGTACGGCTGGTGTAGGGAACTTACCTGTAGAGGTTACACACAGAGAGGAATTTACCGTGTTGAGAGACCGATAAAACGACTAGAGGTGTCACTCTAATGTCGCTTTTCTTAATTCATTGTCCGGATAATGTTCATTGCATTTTCTGCAGTGAAAGGGGCAAGACTCAACGTTTTTGCATTATCGAGGCATTAGCGATGGGATAGCAGGGTACGGTGCATGTCTTAAGTCCGTGGCACGTTTCTCCTACTAGAAACATAATTGGGCCGGCCCTGCATTTCCGGGCAAAGAATCTGAGACAGCCGCGGAGCTAAAGTTGATACGACTGAAAACCCACTTTGAGTCCACATCTTTCACATTTCACAATGGCAACGCAAGCGAAGTCCTAATGAGAGATTATCTACAAAACCGTAAGGCTGAAGACTATCCTGTGACTTTCGTTGCACCTTAAGTCGGACGATTCACTCAAGATTAAAGTCTCACCGGTACGACGGTTGATTTTTCGGTTCTCGGGCAATTAGAAGTCGGGGCGGTGAAGTGATAGGGAATGGTCACTATAGTTTGATGTTTTAGAGCCCTCGAAGCTCCATAtctacagtgtacttgttctgtacagtacccaAACACTCTAGGAGCTTCGTTAACTTGGCAAGGACAGTTCACCACTTGCGACTGTAAGCCCTCCATGCGGAGTAGAAACTTGTACCACAGTAACCCATCCAAAAGTGCTCCTCGAGATGTTGGACTCCCTTGATTGATGACTCCAC
This genomic interval from Yarrowia lipolytica chromosome 1E, complete sequence contains the following:
- a CDS encoding uncharacterized protein (Compare to YALI0E27588g, no similarity), producing MVPLLYLALRCPSSASESRLRFAYRNRCVELLQSPQGRETFDCMSYAYQILVNSPLRDQYDEADERDSVEFLTDLVEQNGGVVEPTEYFMQQWGLLGTDRSEETFIFNKFSEQKGWELEQNFLPTADTGIFKRVFPTKHVPAIELHLVKLMDPSFLSNVIASDESLHSFFEESKVDFSAPFAAEFLYLLQNELVESLHPPPTSKEVGVKHLHVTVPQKKHKFKGPELHYYAAAKRAELAETWFLKSCQNKNIPKTTYMHILYYVVACELLGKLAAQWHNAVKSHLSQSDRLDALLTQLDAKTNEWLVEDVNSLSENIAKTGENEYNQNFFIDSAYNGFTYTEPANLPLHESLRLSEYKNERGNGMWTERGFFKDLQFPFRNEYYRLW